One genomic region from Natrinema caseinilyticum encodes:
- a CDS encoding DNA-directed DNA polymerase II small subunit, with amino-acid sequence MPLEASARIVSELTSRGYNAEREAVTKLAAAANSTAALERVLEEVPEDALVVRSAHVEAALSTTDPADRTDAAGSENPPPAGDRTPSVSTGTTPEGRASTGRSPVETEGSSAAGRSADPSKRSVEIVGDMTGQSTGTGEYSDFVSVFRDRLDRLGATLRSRVNHRPASAIQAMPGGSEAAMVGLVNDIRSTASGHWLIELEDATGTFPWLVMKDREYVDLVDELLCDEVLAMEGTLADDSGIAFVDSMYFPDVPRTHEPSTADRHVQAALISDVHVGSQEFMADAWNAFTDWLHTDQAQHVEYMLLGGDMVEGVGVYPNQDEELDIVDIYEQYEAFSEHLKKVPGDIEIVMIPGNHDAVRLAEPQPGFDEELREIMSAHDPRIVSNPSTITLEGVSVLMYHGVSLDEVIAELPEEKASYDDPHKAMYHLLKKRHVAPQFGGHTRLAPEEKDYLIIDEVPDIFHTGHVHKLGFGKYHNVLAINSGCWQAQTDFQKSVNIDPDAGFAPIVDLDTLDVTVQKFS; translated from the coding sequence GTGCCACTCGAGGCCTCCGCTCGAATCGTCAGCGAACTCACGTCCCGCGGGTACAACGCAGAGCGTGAGGCCGTCACGAAACTCGCAGCGGCCGCGAATTCGACTGCCGCGCTCGAACGCGTTCTCGAGGAAGTGCCGGAGGACGCTCTCGTCGTTCGGAGTGCGCACGTCGAGGCGGCCCTCTCGACCACCGACCCCGCTGATCGGACCGATGCGGCCGGTTCGGAAAACCCGCCTCCGGCGGGAGACCGAACCCCCTCCGTTTCGACTGGAACTACCCCGGAGGGACGAGCATCGACCGGTCGATCTCCAGTTGAAACGGAGGGGTCTTCCGCCGCCGGCCGCTCCGCCGATCCGTCGAAACGGTCGGTCGAGATCGTCGGCGATATGACCGGCCAAAGCACGGGAACGGGCGAGTATAGCGATTTCGTCTCGGTTTTCCGGGACAGGCTCGATCGACTGGGAGCGACGCTTCGATCCCGGGTCAACCATCGGCCGGCGTCGGCGATTCAGGCGATGCCCGGCGGCAGTGAGGCTGCGATGGTGGGTCTGGTCAACGACATCCGATCGACTGCGAGCGGTCACTGGCTGATCGAACTCGAGGACGCGACCGGAACGTTCCCCTGGCTGGTGATGAAAGACCGGGAGTACGTCGACCTCGTCGACGAATTACTCTGCGACGAGGTGCTCGCGATGGAAGGGACGCTCGCTGACGATTCGGGAATCGCGTTCGTCGATTCGATGTACTTCCCGGACGTGCCCCGTACGCACGAGCCGTCGACCGCTGATCGCCACGTTCAGGCGGCGCTGATCAGCGACGTCCACGTCGGCAGCCAGGAATTTATGGCGGACGCGTGGAACGCGTTCACCGACTGGCTGCACACCGACCAGGCCCAACACGTGGAGTACATGTTGCTCGGGGGTGACATGGTCGAAGGCGTCGGTGTGTATCCGAATCAGGACGAGGAACTCGACATCGTCGACATTTACGAACAGTACGAAGCGTTCAGTGAGCACCTGAAGAAAGTACCCGGCGACATCGAGATCGTCATGATCCCGGGGAACCACGATGCGGTCCGCCTCGCCGAGCCACAGCCCGGATTCGACGAGGAGTTGCGGGAGATCATGTCCGCACACGATCCTCGGATCGTGAGCAACCCGTCGACGATAACGCTTGAGGGCGTCTCCGTGTTGATGTATCACGGCGTTTCCCTGGACGAGGTGATCGCGGAACTCCCCGAGGAAAAGGCCAGCTACGACGATCCGCACAAAGCGATGTACCACCTCCTCAAGAAGCGCCACGTCGCCCCACAGTTCGGCGGTCACACCCGACTCGCGCCCGAAGAGAAAGATTACCTCATCATCGACGAGGTGCCCGACATCTTCCATACGGGCCACGTACACAAGCTCGGGTTCGGAAAATATCACAATGTACTCGCGATCAACTCCGGTTGCTGGCAGGCCCAGACCGACTTTCAGAAGAGCGTCAACATCGATCCCGACGCCGGCTTCGCGCCGATCGTGGATCTGGACACGCTCGACGTGACCGTTCAGAAATTCTCGTGA
- a CDS encoding GNAT family N-acetyltransferase, giving the protein MFVRTATPDDALEIRRILDAAMLEPGNVEHRIDAGDVLVAGDRRGGTSTNELGVTGSERILGTIVLEPRESSPGAHVGAIGVRRRHRGRGIGQALIERALELEGRLTARFDDDVRPFYERLGFSIEPIDEHRNRGVAVTADRA; this is encoded by the coding sequence ATGTTCGTCCGTACAGCGACTCCCGACGACGCACTCGAGATCCGTCGAATCCTCGACGCGGCCATGCTCGAACCCGGGAACGTCGAACATCGAATCGACGCCGGCGATGTCCTGGTGGCGGGTGATCGCCGAGGGGGAACGAGCACGAACGAGCTCGGTGTCACCGGGAGCGAGCGGATTCTGGGCACGATCGTTCTCGAGCCTCGCGAATCGAGCCCCGGTGCCCACGTCGGCGCAATCGGCGTCCGCCGTCGCCATCGGGGACGCGGGATCGGCCAGGCACTGATCGAACGAGCGCTCGAACTCGAGGGACGACTCACGGCCAGATTCGACGACGACGTGCGCCCGTTCTACGAACGGCTCGGCTTTTCGATCGAACCGATCGACGAGCACCGCAACCGGGGTGTCGCGGTGACGGCAGATCGCGCCTGA
- a CDS encoding replication factor C small subunit, with the protein MSEADAEAAESTPGRTEVWIEKYRPERLDEIKGHENIVPRLQRYVEQDDLPHLMFAGPAGTGKCVAGETPVLTNEGVAPISAVVGDVDGFDTPDDDLKVLTYANDGSFEYVTPSHVYSRDAAGLVSVETRDGNEITVTPEHKLLVADETGLTWRRADSISDGERIVRPLKTPISNDDSSPSLEWVSLMDGDRTFVTVSKSFARRYDVPVEENYVGQKKTVIGCLRRGYSIDEIATEHEISRDTAAEYARRTSVDFEVPSTTCSLAYLRSLDVEESELQSHVESVQYVTPYNKRSRPITPPWKLTPDLARFVGLAISEARIENGRIKFYNTDDALRESFAEIARRLFGIETTRGTQKGVPYVELRTKSLHHFLESCFDVFGESSGSALGTSLVHASKDVRAAFLQAVFDSEAYVAEQGTIELSQKDETVITLCSYLLSTFGIPTRRKRVEKSATNGSNTTKEYHVLYISGSWALSRFEEAIGFTIDHKRGRLASATEQTGNPNHDTIPAQTAVDDLCRTLALTKEPLMTKSLNPDNPGRVSYLEDIERVIEAASDRLDAAQRVTRDIERVRSEIQSVSSVPTAWIDQRGALEPLEARKEVEAATGIRTDRLLEYSDGRRSPTATRASELLVTLESRTELPETKSVQESLRDAIDALGVSDNRIADGTELSGRDVRNIVENNGHDLASLPRFATVADRVLDVAAEMCSMEVVERLVVLDRLSRGTLYFDRVTNVTRVEDERRVYDLTVPGTRNYVAGDVPTVMHNTTAAQAIAREVYGDDWRENFLELNASDQRGIDVVRDRIKDFARSSFGGYDHRIIFLDEADALTSDAQSALRRTMEQFSNNTRFILSCNYSSQIIDPIQSRCAVFRFTELSAEAIEAQIRDIAETEGIEVTDDGVDALVYAADGDMRKAINGLQAAAVMGETVDEATVFAITATARPEEVEAMVEYAIGGDFTAARAALEDLLTDRGLAGGDVIDQLHRSAWEFDIPEQATVRLLERLGEVDYRITEGANERLQLEAMLASLALEADG; encoded by the coding sequence ATGAGCGAGGCCGACGCCGAGGCGGCGGAATCGACCCCCGGCAGGACCGAGGTCTGGATCGAGAAGTACCGTCCGGAACGGCTCGACGAAATTAAGGGCCACGAGAACATCGTTCCGCGACTCCAGCGGTACGTCGAGCAGGACGACCTCCCCCATCTCATGTTCGCGGGGCCGGCCGGTACCGGGAAATGTGTTGCTGGAGAGACGCCGGTTCTGACGAACGAAGGGGTCGCCCCGATATCAGCAGTCGTTGGCGACGTCGACGGATTCGACACGCCGGATGACGACCTCAAAGTACTCACCTACGCCAATGACGGTTCGTTCGAGTACGTCACCCCGTCACACGTCTACTCTCGGGACGCGGCCGGTCTCGTTTCGGTCGAGACCCGAGACGGAAACGAGATAACAGTCACACCGGAACACAAACTCCTCGTCGCGGACGAAACGGGACTAACGTGGCGACGGGCTGACTCAATATCAGACGGGGAGCGTATCGTCAGGCCCCTGAAAACGCCGATATCAAACGACGATTCGTCTCCGTCGCTCGAGTGGGTTTCGTTGATGGACGGCGATAGGACGTTCGTCACCGTCTCGAAGTCGTTTGCCCGCCGATACGACGTTCCGGTCGAAGAGAACTATGTGGGGCAAAAGAAGACAGTGATCGGCTGTCTTCGCCGAGGATATTCGATCGACGAGATCGCAACAGAGCACGAGATTTCCCGCGATACCGCCGCGGAGTATGCACGCAGGACATCGGTCGATTTCGAGGTGCCGTCGACGACCTGTTCACTTGCATATCTACGTTCGCTCGACGTCGAGGAATCGGAACTCCAATCCCACGTCGAGTCCGTTCAATACGTCACGCCGTACAACAAGCGGTCCCGACCGATCACGCCACCCTGGAAACTCACGCCGGATTTGGCGCGCTTCGTCGGTCTCGCAATTAGTGAAGCACGGATCGAAAACGGTCGAATCAAATTCTATAACACGGACGATGCCCTCCGTGAATCGTTCGCGGAAATCGCACGGCGATTGTTCGGTATCGAGACGACTCGTGGTACACAGAAAGGCGTGCCGTACGTCGAGTTGCGAACCAAGTCGCTCCATCACTTCCTCGAATCCTGTTTCGACGTTTTCGGTGAATCGTCCGGTTCGGCTCTCGGTACCTCCCTCGTCCATGCCTCGAAGGACGTCCGCGCAGCCTTCCTGCAGGCTGTCTTCGATTCAGAGGCGTACGTCGCTGAACAGGGAACGATCGAGCTATCACAGAAAGACGAGACAGTGATAACGCTCTGTTCGTATCTCCTCTCCACGTTCGGAATTCCGACGCGGCGAAAGCGAGTCGAAAAGTCGGCGACGAACGGATCGAATACGACCAAAGAGTATCACGTTCTGTACATCTCAGGATCGTGGGCACTCTCTCGCTTCGAGGAGGCCATCGGATTCACCATCGACCACAAGCGCGGTCGACTCGCTTCTGCAACGGAGCAAACCGGGAACCCGAATCACGACACGATCCCCGCTCAGACGGCCGTCGACGACCTCTGTCGAACGCTCGCGCTGACCAAAGAGCCGCTGATGACGAAGAGTCTGAATCCCGACAACCCCGGTCGGGTGTCTTATCTCGAGGATATCGAACGCGTTATCGAGGCAGCATCCGACCGTCTCGACGCAGCACAGCGCGTCACGCGGGATATTGAGCGGGTTCGATCCGAAATTCAATCGGTGAGTTCGGTTCCAACAGCGTGGATCGACCAGCGTGGCGCATTGGAACCACTCGAGGCACGAAAGGAGGTCGAAGCGGCAACCGGAATCCGGACCGACCGGTTGCTCGAATACTCCGACGGTCGACGATCCCCGACCGCGACCCGCGCGAGTGAATTGCTCGTCACGCTCGAATCGCGTACGGAACTGCCGGAGACGAAATCGGTCCAGGAATCGCTTCGTGATGCGATCGACGCACTCGGCGTCTCGGACAATCGAATCGCAGATGGGACGGAGTTATCCGGCAGGGACGTCAGAAATATCGTCGAGAATAACGGTCACGACCTCGCGTCGCTGCCGCGGTTCGCGACCGTCGCCGATCGGGTTCTCGATGTGGCTGCCGAAATGTGTTCGATGGAGGTCGTCGAACGACTCGTCGTGCTCGATCGGCTTTCCCGTGGCACGCTCTACTTCGACCGCGTAACGAACGTAACACGCGTGGAGGACGAGCGCCGCGTCTACGATCTCACGGTTCCCGGGACGCGAAACTACGTCGCGGGTGACGTCCCGACGGTGATGCACAACACCACCGCTGCGCAGGCCATCGCCCGCGAGGTCTACGGCGACGACTGGCGCGAGAACTTCCTCGAGTTGAACGCCTCCGACCAGCGCGGGATCGACGTCGTTCGGGATCGGATCAAGGACTTCGCGCGCTCTTCGTTCGGCGGGTACGACCACCGCATCATCTTCCTCGACGAGGCCGACGCGCTCACCTCCGACGCCCAGTCCGCCCTGCGCCGGACGATGGAGCAGTTCTCGAACAACACCCGTTTTATCCTCTCGTGTAACTACTCGAGCCAGATCATCGACCCGATCCAGTCGCGGTGTGCCGTCTTCCGGTTTACCGAACTCTCGGCGGAGGCGATCGAGGCGCAGATTCGAGACATCGCCGAGACGGAGGGGATCGAGGTGACCGACGACGGCGTCGACGCCCTGGTCTACGCGGCCGACGGCGATATGCGAAAGGCGATCAACGGCCTCCAGGCAGCCGCGGTGATGGGCGAGACGGTCGACGAAGCGACAGTCTTCGCGATCACCGCCACCGCACGCCCCGAGGAGGTCGAGGCGATGGTGGAGTACGCGATCGGCGGCGACTTCACTGCCGCCCGCGCCGCCCTCGAGGACCTGTTGACCGACCGCGGCCTCGCCGGCGGCGACGTCATCGATCAACTGCACCGCTCAGCGTGGGAATTCGACATTCCCGAGCAGGCGACGGTCCGACTGCTCGAACGCCTCGGCGAGGTCGACTACCGGATCACCGAGGGCGCGAACGAACGCCTGCAACTCGAGGCGATGCTGGCGTCGCTGGCGCTCGAGGCGGACGGATAG
- a CDS encoding aspartate kinase, with protein MRVVAKFGGTSLGSGDRINRAADSIAAAVEDGHEIAVVASAMGSTTDELLDEITFETDEADRAQIVSMGERTSVRMLKAALSARDIDATFFEPGSEDWPVVTDEYGEVNVEETQKRAGNVAAELDETVPVITGFLAEGPDGSITTLGRGGSDTTAVMMGKYMDADEVVIVTDVEGVMTGDPHVVEGARNVGEISVDELRNLSFRGAEVVAPSALSYKDGKLDVRVVHYQHGDLLSGGTSIEGEFRNLVDLRERPLACLTVAGRAIRNQPGIFNHLSEALAESDVNIDAVASGMDTITFYIDEEEAERAENILHREVIARDELSSVTVDSPIAVVRVTGGELPNQPGIISEIVNPLAEARIHLQDIITSATSVALFVNWDDREQTLELTQDLF; from the coding sequence ATGCGCGTCGTAGCGAAGTTCGGCGGGACGAGCCTCGGTAGCGGCGACCGGATCAACCGCGCCGCGGACTCGATCGCCGCCGCCGTCGAGGACGGACACGAGATCGCCGTCGTCGCCAGCGCCATGGGGTCGACGACCGACGAACTGCTCGACGAAATCACGTTCGAGACTGACGAAGCCGACCGAGCCCAGATCGTCAGCATGGGCGAGCGAACGTCGGTTCGCATGCTGAAGGCGGCGCTCTCGGCTCGTGATATCGACGCGACGTTTTTCGAGCCGGGAAGCGAGGACTGGCCGGTCGTCACCGACGAGTATGGCGAGGTTAACGTCGAGGAGACGCAGAAACGCGCGGGCAACGTCGCCGCAGAACTCGACGAGACCGTGCCCGTCATCACCGGATTCCTGGCGGAAGGACCGGACGGGTCGATTACGACGCTCGGTCGTGGCGGCAGCGACACGACGGCGGTCATGATGGGCAAGTACATGGACGCCGACGAGGTCGTCATCGTGACCGACGTCGAGGGAGTCATGACCGGCGACCCCCACGTCGTCGAAGGCGCTCGCAACGTCGGCGAGATTTCAGTCGACGAACTCCGGAACCTCTCGTTTCGCGGGGCCGAGGTCGTCGCACCCTCGGCGCTGTCGTACAAAGACGGGAAGCTCGACGTTCGCGTCGTCCACTACCAGCACGGGGATCTCCTCTCCGGAGGCACGAGCATCGAAGGCGAATTCAGGAACCTCGTCGATCTGCGCGAGCGGCCGCTCGCCTGCCTGACGGTCGCCGGCCGTGCGATTCGCAACCAGCCGGGTATCTTCAACCACCTCTCCGAAGCGTTGGCCGAGAGCGACGTCAACATCGACGCCGTCGCCAGCGGGATGGACACTATCACGTTCTACATCGACGAAGAGGAGGCCGAACGCGCCGAAAACATTCTCCATCGCGAGGTCATCGCTCGCGACGAACTCTCGAGCGTCACCGTCGACTCGCCGATCGCCGTCGTCCGGGTCACCGGCGGCGAACTCCCCAATCAGCCGGGGATCATCAGCGAGATCGTCAACCCTCTCGCGGAGGCCCGAATCCACTTACAGGACATCATCACGAGCGCCACGAGCGTCGCGCTCTTCGTCAACTGGGACGACCGCGAGCAAACGCTCGAGTTGACCCAGGATCTGTTCTAG
- the samp2 gene encoding ubiquitin-like small modifier protein SAMP2, producing the protein MRVTVDVKGEDTYEIDLAAVADPADATTAGNAEPTDTTPTYADLLREVDLSPHEVSVIVDGRPVPEDQPVESDHVTVLRLIKGGCGR; encoded by the coding sequence ATGCGCGTCACCGTCGACGTCAAGGGCGAGGACACCTACGAAATCGATCTCGCGGCGGTGGCGGATCCTGCCGACGCCACGACCGCCGGGAACGCGGAGCCGACCGACACGACGCCGACCTACGCGGACCTGCTCCGCGAAGTCGACTTGAGTCCGCACGAGGTGAGCGTCATCGTCGACGGTCGGCCGGTTCCCGAAGATCAGCCGGTCGAGAGCGATCACGTGACGGTGTTGCGGCTCATCAAGGGCGGATGCGGTCGGTGA
- a CDS encoding bactofilin family protein: protein MDGENHRSRLVVAMLVVIIAFGIGPMTAAAQPDPQAGGTVVVEEGESVDELESFAGTVIVRGTVTGDVSALAGDVTITDTGSVEGGLEVAAGSVTIAGTVDDDVEIAAGSVTVTENGTVNGTFMVGAGNVIVDGTLGDDAEIGAETIRLGETASIDGDLRYDGDLEGNTDAVAGSVEEDSSLGIDAAPTVQPFATWIVAVYTLVVNLLLGAVLLALFPRFSDSVATSVATGPIRSGLIGLGVFVGIPVLLIALAITIVGIPLSIVGAIAFSFLLWIATVYGWYAIAAAVLSALGIGNRWLALVVGLVVGAAITRVPIVGGLITFLVLLLGLGAIARGLYGHRRNVRERGQRVGPSTDEPTTD from the coding sequence ATGGACGGGGAGAATCACCGATCACGACTCGTCGTTGCGATGCTCGTCGTGATTATCGCGTTCGGTATCGGTCCCATGACGGCCGCCGCCCAGCCCGACCCACAGGCGGGCGGCACGGTCGTCGTCGAGGAAGGGGAGTCGGTCGACGAACTCGAGTCGTTCGCCGGAACGGTGATCGTTCGCGGAACGGTCACCGGGGACGTCAGCGCCCTCGCGGGCGACGTGACGATTACCGATACCGGGTCGGTCGAGGGCGGCCTTGAGGTGGCTGCCGGGAGCGTGACGATCGCGGGAACCGTCGACGACGACGTCGAGATCGCAGCGGGAAGCGTGACGGTTACCGAAAATGGCACCGTCAACGGCACGTTCATGGTCGGCGCGGGCAACGTGATCGTCGACGGGACGCTCGGGGACGACGCAGAGATCGGCGCCGAAACGATCCGCCTCGGCGAGACGGCGTCCATCGACGGCGACCTTCGCTACGACGGTGATCTCGAGGGGAACACCGATGCGGTCGCTGGTTCGGTCGAGGAAGATTCCTCGCTCGGCATCGACGCTGCACCGACGGTGCAGCCGTTCGCGACGTGGATCGTCGCGGTCTACACGCTCGTGGTGAACCTGCTTCTCGGTGCCGTGTTGCTCGCGTTGTTCCCGCGGTTCTCCGATAGCGTCGCCACGAGCGTCGCGACGGGACCGATCCGCTCCGGGCTCATCGGACTCGGCGTCTTCGTCGGCATTCCCGTCCTTCTGATCGCGCTCGCGATCACTATCGTCGGTATCCCCCTCTCGATCGTCGGCGCCATCGCGTTCTCCTTCCTGCTCTGGATCGCCACCGTATACGGCTGGTACGCCATCGCCGCTGCCGTTCTGTCCGCGCTCGGTATCGGAAATCGCTGGCTCGCGCTCGTCGTCGGGTTGGTCGTCGGCGCGGCGATCACCAGAGTCCCCATCGTCGGCGGCCTCATCACCTTCCTCGTCCTTCTGCTCGGACTCGGGGCCATCGCTCGCGGGCTGTACGGCCACCGGCGGAACGTCAGAGAGCGAGGGCAGCGAGTCGGACCGAGCACCGACGAACCGACCACGGACTGA